A single window of Oncorhynchus keta strain PuntledgeMale-10-30-2019 chromosome 34, Oket_V2, whole genome shotgun sequence DNA harbors:
- the LOC118367114 gene encoding RNA-binding motif, single-stranded-interacting protein 1-like isoform X4: MRFMPETETSRECKINMPPVASSSQPMAPPSPSTNSSTNNSSSSSTAGWEQLSKTNLYIRGLAPATTDHDLVKLCQPYGKIVSTKAILDKTTNKCKGYGFVDFDSPAAAQKAVTALKTGGVQAQMAKVRQQEQDPTNLYISNLPLSMDEQELETMLKPFGQVISTRILRDSNGTSRGVGFARMESTEKCDSVISHFNGKFIKTPPGVAVPLEPLLCKFADGGQKKRQSQYTFLQNSRAWARDGDARLAGMTLTYDTTTAAMQNGFYASPYSIGNRMIAQTSMSPYLSPISTYQVQNPSWVTHQPYIMQHPGAVISPSMDHTMSLQPTSMMSPLTQQMSHLSMGSTGTYMAANSMQGAYIPQYTHMQATNVPVEDNSQQQQVESSSDHSPYTYQQTK; this comes from the exons CCACCTGTtgcctcctcctcccagcccatGGCTCCGCCCAGCCCCAGCACCAACAGCAGCACCAACAACAGCAGTAGCTCCAGCACTGCAGGTTGGGAGCAACTCAGTAAAACCAACCTGTACATCCGAGGCCTTGCCCCAGCCACCACCGACCATGATCTGGTCAAGCTTTGCCAGCC GTATGGCAAAATTGTATCAACAAAGGCCATCCTGGACAAGACGACAAACAAATGTAAAG GTTACGGCTTTGTGGACTTTGATAGCCCTGCTGCAGCTCAGAAAGCTGTCACTGCCCTGAAGACGGGCGGGGTCCAAGCCCAGATGGCTAAGGTGAGG CAACAAGAACAAGACCCAACCAACCTGTATATCTCCAACCTGCCGCTGTCGATGGACGAGCAGGAGCTTGAGACCATGCTCAAGCCCTTTGGCCAGGTCATCTCTACCCGAATACTGAGGGACTCCAATGGAACCAGTAGAGGAGTGGGCTTTGCAAG GATGGAGTCGACAGAGAAATGTGACTCCGTTATCTCTCACTTCAACGGGAAGTTTATTAAGACACCACCTGGAGTTGCTG tgCCACTGGAGCCCTTACTGTGTAAGTTTGCTGACGGCGGGCAGAAAAAGAGGCAAAGCCAGTATACATTTTTGCAGAACAGCCGTGCGTGGGCTAGAGACGGCGATGCTAGACTG GCTGGAATGACCCTCACGTACGACACCACCACAGCGGCTATGCAAAACGG ATTTTATGCGTCTCCATACAGCATCGGAAACAGGATGATTGCTCAAACGtccatgtctccatatctctCACCTATCTCCACGTACCAG GTACAGAATCCCTCCTGGGTTACTCACCAGCCCTACATCATGCAGCACCCA GGAGCGGTGATATCGCCCTCTATGGACCATACTATGTCACTACAGCCTACATCCATGATGAGCCCTCTCACTCAGCAGATGAGTCATCTCTCCATGGGTAGCACAGGAACG TACATGGCTGCAAACTCTATGCAAGGAGCCTATATTCCCcagtacacacacatgcaggccaCAAATGTTCCAGTGGAG GACAACAGTCAGCAACAACAGGTGGAGTCATCAAGTGATCATTCCCCTTACACCTACCAACAAACCAAGTAA
- the LOC118367114 gene encoding RNA-binding motif, single-stranded-interacting protein 1-like isoform X5: MGKVWQQQMYPQYSYYYPRYLQAKPPVASSSQPMAPPSPSTNSSTNNSSSSSTAGWEQLSKTNLYIRGLAPATTDHDLVKLCQPYGKIVSTKAILDKTTNKCKGYGFVDFDSPAAAQKAVTALKTGGVQAQMAKVRQQEQDPTNLYISNLPLSMDEQELETMLKPFGQVISTRILRDSNGTSRGVGFARMESTEKCDSVISHFNGKFIKTPPGVAVPLEPLLCKFADGGQKKRQSQYTFLQNSRAWARDGDARLAGMTLTYDTTTAAMQNGFYASPYSIGNRMIAQTSMSPYLSPISTYQVQNPSWVTHQPYIMQHPPTSMMSPLTQQMSHLSMGSTGTYMAANSMQGAYIPQYTHMQATNVPVEDNSQQQQVESSSDHSPYTYQQTK, encoded by the exons CCACCTGTtgcctcctcctcccagcccatGGCTCCGCCCAGCCCCAGCACCAACAGCAGCACCAACAACAGCAGTAGCTCCAGCACTGCAGGTTGGGAGCAACTCAGTAAAACCAACCTGTACATCCGAGGCCTTGCCCCAGCCACCACCGACCATGATCTGGTCAAGCTTTGCCAGCC GTATGGCAAAATTGTATCAACAAAGGCCATCCTGGACAAGACGACAAACAAATGTAAAG GTTACGGCTTTGTGGACTTTGATAGCCCTGCTGCAGCTCAGAAAGCTGTCACTGCCCTGAAGACGGGCGGGGTCCAAGCCCAGATGGCTAAGGTGAGG CAACAAGAACAAGACCCAACCAACCTGTATATCTCCAACCTGCCGCTGTCGATGGACGAGCAGGAGCTTGAGACCATGCTCAAGCCCTTTGGCCAGGTCATCTCTACCCGAATACTGAGGGACTCCAATGGAACCAGTAGAGGAGTGGGCTTTGCAAG GATGGAGTCGACAGAGAAATGTGACTCCGTTATCTCTCACTTCAACGGGAAGTTTATTAAGACACCACCTGGAGTTGCTG tgCCACTGGAGCCCTTACTGTGTAAGTTTGCTGACGGCGGGCAGAAAAAGAGGCAAAGCCAGTATACATTTTTGCAGAACAGCCGTGCGTGGGCTAGAGACGGCGATGCTAGACTG GCTGGAATGACCCTCACGTACGACACCACCACAGCGGCTATGCAAAACGG ATTTTATGCGTCTCCATACAGCATCGGAAACAGGATGATTGCTCAAACGtccatgtctccatatctctCACCTATCTCCACGTACCAG GTACAGAATCCCTCCTGGGTTACTCACCAGCCCTACATCATGCAGCACCCA CCTACATCCATGATGAGCCCTCTCACTCAGCAGATGAGTCATCTCTCCATGGGTAGCACAGGAACG TACATGGCTGCAAACTCTATGCAAGGAGCCTATATTCCCcagtacacacacatgcaggccaCAAATGTTCCAGTGGAG GACAACAGTCAGCAACAACAGGTGGAGTCATCAAGTGATCATTCCCCTTACACCTACCAACAAACCAAGTAA
- the LOC118367114 gene encoding RNA-binding motif, single-stranded-interacting protein 1-like isoform X2: protein MGKVWQQQMYPQYSYYYPRYLQAKPPVASSSQPMAPPSPSTNSSTNNSSSSSTAGWEQLSKTNLYIRGLAPATTDHDLVKLCQPYGKIVSTKAILDKTTNKCKGYGFVDFDSPAAAQKAVTALKTGGVQAQMAKQQEQDPTNLYISNLPLSMDEQELETMLKPFGQVISTRILRDSNGTSRGVGFARMESTEKCDSVISHFNGKFIKTPPGVAVPLEPLLCKFADGGQKKRQSQYTFLQNSRAWARDGDARLAGMTLTYDTTTAAMQNGFYASPYSIGNRMIAQTSMSPYLSPISTYQVQNPSWVTHQPYIMQHPGAVISPSMDHTMSLQPTSMMSPLTQQMSHLSMGSTGTYMAANSMQGAYIPQYTHMQATNVPVEDNSQQQQVESSSDHSPYTYQQTK from the exons CCACCTGTtgcctcctcctcccagcccatGGCTCCGCCCAGCCCCAGCACCAACAGCAGCACCAACAACAGCAGTAGCTCCAGCACTGCAGGTTGGGAGCAACTCAGTAAAACCAACCTGTACATCCGAGGCCTTGCCCCAGCCACCACCGACCATGATCTGGTCAAGCTTTGCCAGCC GTATGGCAAAATTGTATCAACAAAGGCCATCCTGGACAAGACGACAAACAAATGTAAAG GTTACGGCTTTGTGGACTTTGATAGCCCTGCTGCAGCTCAGAAAGCTGTCACTGCCCTGAAGACGGGCGGGGTCCAAGCCCAGATGGCTAAG CAACAAGAACAAGACCCAACCAACCTGTATATCTCCAACCTGCCGCTGTCGATGGACGAGCAGGAGCTTGAGACCATGCTCAAGCCCTTTGGCCAGGTCATCTCTACCCGAATACTGAGGGACTCCAATGGAACCAGTAGAGGAGTGGGCTTTGCAAG GATGGAGTCGACAGAGAAATGTGACTCCGTTATCTCTCACTTCAACGGGAAGTTTATTAAGACACCACCTGGAGTTGCTG tgCCACTGGAGCCCTTACTGTGTAAGTTTGCTGACGGCGGGCAGAAAAAGAGGCAAAGCCAGTATACATTTTTGCAGAACAGCCGTGCGTGGGCTAGAGACGGCGATGCTAGACTG GCTGGAATGACCCTCACGTACGACACCACCACAGCGGCTATGCAAAACGG ATTTTATGCGTCTCCATACAGCATCGGAAACAGGATGATTGCTCAAACGtccatgtctccatatctctCACCTATCTCCACGTACCAG GTACAGAATCCCTCCTGGGTTACTCACCAGCCCTACATCATGCAGCACCCA GGAGCGGTGATATCGCCCTCTATGGACCATACTATGTCACTACAGCCTACATCCATGATGAGCCCTCTCACTCAGCAGATGAGTCATCTCTCCATGGGTAGCACAGGAACG TACATGGCTGCAAACTCTATGCAAGGAGCCTATATTCCCcagtacacacacatgcaggccaCAAATGTTCCAGTGGAG GACAACAGTCAGCAACAACAGGTGGAGTCATCAAGTGATCATTCCCCTTACACCTACCAACAAACCAAGTAA
- the LOC118367114 gene encoding RNA-binding motif, single-stranded-interacting protein 1-like isoform X3 — protein MIFANSANPLRTPYRKQPPVASSSQPMAPPSPSTNSSTNNSSSSSTAGWEQLSKTNLYIRGLAPATTDHDLVKLCQPYGKIVSTKAILDKTTNKCKGYGFVDFDSPAAAQKAVTALKTGGVQAQMAKVRQQEQDPTNLYISNLPLSMDEQELETMLKPFGQVISTRILRDSNGTSRGVGFARMESTEKCDSVISHFNGKFIKTPPGVAVPLEPLLCKFADGGQKKRQSQYTFLQNSRAWARDGDARLAGMTLTYDTTTAAMQNGFYASPYSIGNRMIAQTSMSPYLSPISTYQVQNPSWVTHQPYIMQHPGAVISPSMDHTMSLQPTSMMSPLTQQMSHLSMGSTGTYMAANSMQGAYIPQYTHMQATNVPVEDNSQQQQVESSSDHSPYTYQQTK, from the exons CCACCTGTtgcctcctcctcccagcccatGGCTCCGCCCAGCCCCAGCACCAACAGCAGCACCAACAACAGCAGTAGCTCCAGCACTGCAGGTTGGGAGCAACTCAGTAAAACCAACCTGTACATCCGAGGCCTTGCCCCAGCCACCACCGACCATGATCTGGTCAAGCTTTGCCAGCC GTATGGCAAAATTGTATCAACAAAGGCCATCCTGGACAAGACGACAAACAAATGTAAAG GTTACGGCTTTGTGGACTTTGATAGCCCTGCTGCAGCTCAGAAAGCTGTCACTGCCCTGAAGACGGGCGGGGTCCAAGCCCAGATGGCTAAGGTGAGG CAACAAGAACAAGACCCAACCAACCTGTATATCTCCAACCTGCCGCTGTCGATGGACGAGCAGGAGCTTGAGACCATGCTCAAGCCCTTTGGCCAGGTCATCTCTACCCGAATACTGAGGGACTCCAATGGAACCAGTAGAGGAGTGGGCTTTGCAAG GATGGAGTCGACAGAGAAATGTGACTCCGTTATCTCTCACTTCAACGGGAAGTTTATTAAGACACCACCTGGAGTTGCTG tgCCACTGGAGCCCTTACTGTGTAAGTTTGCTGACGGCGGGCAGAAAAAGAGGCAAAGCCAGTATACATTTTTGCAGAACAGCCGTGCGTGGGCTAGAGACGGCGATGCTAGACTG GCTGGAATGACCCTCACGTACGACACCACCACAGCGGCTATGCAAAACGG ATTTTATGCGTCTCCATACAGCATCGGAAACAGGATGATTGCTCAAACGtccatgtctccatatctctCACCTATCTCCACGTACCAG GTACAGAATCCCTCCTGGGTTACTCACCAGCCCTACATCATGCAGCACCCA GGAGCGGTGATATCGCCCTCTATGGACCATACTATGTCACTACAGCCTACATCCATGATGAGCCCTCTCACTCAGCAGATGAGTCATCTCTCCATGGGTAGCACAGGAACG TACATGGCTGCAAACTCTATGCAAGGAGCCTATATTCCCcagtacacacacatgcaggccaCAAATGTTCCAGTGGAG GACAACAGTCAGCAACAACAGGTGGAGTCATCAAGTGATCATTCCCCTTACACCTACCAACAAACCAAGTAA
- the LOC118367114 gene encoding RNA-binding motif, single-stranded-interacting protein 1-like isoform X1: MGKVWQQQMYPQYSYYYPRYLQAKPPVASSSQPMAPPSPSTNSSTNNSSSSSTAGWEQLSKTNLYIRGLAPATTDHDLVKLCQPYGKIVSTKAILDKTTNKCKGYGFVDFDSPAAAQKAVTALKTGGVQAQMAKVRQQEQDPTNLYISNLPLSMDEQELETMLKPFGQVISTRILRDSNGTSRGVGFARMESTEKCDSVISHFNGKFIKTPPGVAVPLEPLLCKFADGGQKKRQSQYTFLQNSRAWARDGDARLAGMTLTYDTTTAAMQNGFYASPYSIGNRMIAQTSMSPYLSPISTYQVQNPSWVTHQPYIMQHPGAVISPSMDHTMSLQPTSMMSPLTQQMSHLSMGSTGTYMAANSMQGAYIPQYTHMQATNVPVEDNSQQQQVESSSDHSPYTYQQTK, translated from the exons CCACCTGTtgcctcctcctcccagcccatGGCTCCGCCCAGCCCCAGCACCAACAGCAGCACCAACAACAGCAGTAGCTCCAGCACTGCAGGTTGGGAGCAACTCAGTAAAACCAACCTGTACATCCGAGGCCTTGCCCCAGCCACCACCGACCATGATCTGGTCAAGCTTTGCCAGCC GTATGGCAAAATTGTATCAACAAAGGCCATCCTGGACAAGACGACAAACAAATGTAAAG GTTACGGCTTTGTGGACTTTGATAGCCCTGCTGCAGCTCAGAAAGCTGTCACTGCCCTGAAGACGGGCGGGGTCCAAGCCCAGATGGCTAAGGTGAGG CAACAAGAACAAGACCCAACCAACCTGTATATCTCCAACCTGCCGCTGTCGATGGACGAGCAGGAGCTTGAGACCATGCTCAAGCCCTTTGGCCAGGTCATCTCTACCCGAATACTGAGGGACTCCAATGGAACCAGTAGAGGAGTGGGCTTTGCAAG GATGGAGTCGACAGAGAAATGTGACTCCGTTATCTCTCACTTCAACGGGAAGTTTATTAAGACACCACCTGGAGTTGCTG tgCCACTGGAGCCCTTACTGTGTAAGTTTGCTGACGGCGGGCAGAAAAAGAGGCAAAGCCAGTATACATTTTTGCAGAACAGCCGTGCGTGGGCTAGAGACGGCGATGCTAGACTG GCTGGAATGACCCTCACGTACGACACCACCACAGCGGCTATGCAAAACGG ATTTTATGCGTCTCCATACAGCATCGGAAACAGGATGATTGCTCAAACGtccatgtctccatatctctCACCTATCTCCACGTACCAG GTACAGAATCCCTCCTGGGTTACTCACCAGCCCTACATCATGCAGCACCCA GGAGCGGTGATATCGCCCTCTATGGACCATACTATGTCACTACAGCCTACATCCATGATGAGCCCTCTCACTCAGCAGATGAGTCATCTCTCCATGGGTAGCACAGGAACG TACATGGCTGCAAACTCTATGCAAGGAGCCTATATTCCCcagtacacacacatgcaggccaCAAATGTTCCAGTGGAG GACAACAGTCAGCAACAACAGGTGGAGTCATCAAGTGATCATTCCCCTTACACCTACCAACAAACCAAGTAA
- the LOC118367114 gene encoding RNA-binding motif, single-stranded-interacting protein 1-like isoform X6: MGKVWQQQMYPQYSYYYPRYLQAKPPVASSSQPMAPPSPSTNSSTNNSSSSSTAGWEQLSKTNLYIRGLAPATTDHDLVKLCQPYGKIVSTKAILDKTTNKCKGYGFVDFDSPAAAQKAVTALKTGGVQAQMAKQQEQDPTNLYISNLPLSMDEQELETMLKPFGQVISTRILRDSNGTSRGVGFARMESTEKCDSVISHFNGKFIKTPPGVAVPLEPLLCKFADGGQKKRQSQYTFLQNSRAWARDGDARLAGMTLTYDTTTAAMQNGFYASPYSIGNRMIAQTSMSPYLSPISTYQVQNPSWVTHQPYIMQHPPTSMMSPLTQQMSHLSMGSTGTYMAANSMQGAYIPQYTHMQATNVPVEDNSQQQQVESSSDHSPYTYQQTK, translated from the exons CCACCTGTtgcctcctcctcccagcccatGGCTCCGCCCAGCCCCAGCACCAACAGCAGCACCAACAACAGCAGTAGCTCCAGCACTGCAGGTTGGGAGCAACTCAGTAAAACCAACCTGTACATCCGAGGCCTTGCCCCAGCCACCACCGACCATGATCTGGTCAAGCTTTGCCAGCC GTATGGCAAAATTGTATCAACAAAGGCCATCCTGGACAAGACGACAAACAAATGTAAAG GTTACGGCTTTGTGGACTTTGATAGCCCTGCTGCAGCTCAGAAAGCTGTCACTGCCCTGAAGACGGGCGGGGTCCAAGCCCAGATGGCTAAG CAACAAGAACAAGACCCAACCAACCTGTATATCTCCAACCTGCCGCTGTCGATGGACGAGCAGGAGCTTGAGACCATGCTCAAGCCCTTTGGCCAGGTCATCTCTACCCGAATACTGAGGGACTCCAATGGAACCAGTAGAGGAGTGGGCTTTGCAAG GATGGAGTCGACAGAGAAATGTGACTCCGTTATCTCTCACTTCAACGGGAAGTTTATTAAGACACCACCTGGAGTTGCTG tgCCACTGGAGCCCTTACTGTGTAAGTTTGCTGACGGCGGGCAGAAAAAGAGGCAAAGCCAGTATACATTTTTGCAGAACAGCCGTGCGTGGGCTAGAGACGGCGATGCTAGACTG GCTGGAATGACCCTCACGTACGACACCACCACAGCGGCTATGCAAAACGG ATTTTATGCGTCTCCATACAGCATCGGAAACAGGATGATTGCTCAAACGtccatgtctccatatctctCACCTATCTCCACGTACCAG GTACAGAATCCCTCCTGGGTTACTCACCAGCCCTACATCATGCAGCACCCA CCTACATCCATGATGAGCCCTCTCACTCAGCAGATGAGTCATCTCTCCATGGGTAGCACAGGAACG TACATGGCTGCAAACTCTATGCAAGGAGCCTATATTCCCcagtacacacacatgcaggccaCAAATGTTCCAGTGGAG GACAACAGTCAGCAACAACAGGTGGAGTCATCAAGTGATCATTCCCCTTACACCTACCAACAAACCAAGTAA